CCCTAGTTATTCGACCTGATTTTGCACAGCTAGATGCCGGCTTTACTATACCGGTTGTCTATTGAGTTGGTGTATCATGTCACAGGAGGATGCCAACCTCGAGGCCCGTCTCGAGGAACAGGAGACGTTCGAGCCCCCCGAGTCGTTCGTCGAACAGGCGAACGTCTCGGACCCGGGGATTTACGAAGAGTTCGAAGAGAACTGGCCCGACTGCTGGGAGCGGGCCGCCGACCTGCTGTCGTGGGAGGAGGAGTACGACACCGTTCTCGACGACGACGACGCGCCGTTCTACGAGTGGTTCACGAACGGGCGGCTGAACGCCTCGTACAACTGTATCGACCGCCACGTCGAGGGCGACCGCGCCGACGAGGTCGCGATCGAGTGGGAAGGCGAACTCGGCGAGACGCGCAGCTACACCTATAACGAACTGCTCGAGGAAGTCGAAGAGTTCGCTGCGACGCTCCGTGAGCTCGGCGTCGAGGAGGACGACATCGTCACCCTCTACCTGCCGATGATCCCGGAGCTCCCGATCGCGATGCTCGCGTGTGCCCGAATCGGTGCCCCACACGCGGTCGTCTTCGCGGGCTTCTCCGCGGACGCGCTCGCGACGCGAATGAACGCCGGCGAGAGTGAGTATCTCGTCACCTGCGACGGCTACTACCGGCGCGGGGACGCGCTCGATCACATCTCGAAGGCCAACGAGGGCCTCGAAGGCGTCGACCACGAGGTTTCGGACGTCGTGGTCGTCGACCGACTGGGCGACGATCTCGAGCACGATCTCGCGGACAACCAGCACGACTACGACGACCTCGTCGCCGAACAGGCAGGCGCGAGCGTGGATCCGGTCTCGAGAGACGCCGAGGACATGCTGTTCCTGATGTACACGTCGGGAACGACCGGCAAGCCGAAGGGCGTCAAACACACGACCGGTGGCTATCTGGCTTACACCGCCTGGACGAGCCACGCCGTGCTCGATGTCGAGCCCGACGACACCTACTGGTGTGCGGCCGACATCGGCTGGATTACCGGCCACTCCTACATCGTCTACGGGCCGCTCGCGCTCGGGACCACGACGATGATGTACGAGGGGACGCCGGACTATCCCGAGAAGGACCGAATGTGGGAACTCGTCGAGAAGAATTCGGTCGACATCTTCTACACCGCGCCGACGGCCATCCGCGCGTTCATGAAGTGGGGAGAGCAGTACCCCGCCGAACACGACCTATCGTCGCTCCGCTTGCTCGGAACCGTCGGTGAGCCGATCAACCCGCGGGCGTGGAAGTGGTACTACAAGCACATCGGCGGCGAGAACTGCCCCATCGTCGACACCTGGTGGCAGACCGAAACTGGCGGCATGATGATCACGACGCTTCCGGGGATCAACGAGATGAAACCCGGCTCCGCCGGACCGCCGCTGCCGGGAATCGACGCCCGGATCGTCGACGCACAGGGTGAGGAGATCTCGGCCGGTGAGGCCGGTTACGTCACGATCAACAACCCGTGGCCCGGGATGCTCCGGACGCTGTACAACAACGACGAGCGGTTCATCAACGAGTACTGGTCGGAGTACTCCGACGAGGAGGCCGACGAGTGGGTCTACTTCCCTGAAGACGGCGCGAAGATCGACGAAGACGGCTTCATCACCGTCCTCGGCCGGGTCGACGACGTGATCAACGTCTCCGGCCACCGGCTCGGAACGATGGAGATCGAGTCGGCCGTCGTCGGCGTTGAAGGAATCGCCGAAGCCGCCGTCGTCGGCGGCGACCACGAGGTCAAAGGCGAGGCCGTCTACGTCTACGCCATTTCCGAAGACGGCTACGAAACCGGCGACGAACTCGAGGAACGCGTCATGCAGGGCGTACTGGATTCGATCGGCCCGATCGCGAAACCGGAGGAGATCATCTTCACGCCGGAACTGCCGAAGACGCGCTCGGGCAAAATCATGCGGCGGTTGCTGGAGAACATCGCGAGCGGCGACGAGTTGGGTAACACCTCCACGCTGCGGAATCCGGAGGTCGTCGACGAGATCGCCGAACAGGTCGACATCGACTGAGTCGACCGACTTCTTTCACACGAAACCACAGTCACGAAAACACAGACAGCGACACACGGACAACACCACATGTCAGACAATAGCTCTCAAGGTTCGGAGCCGACCGCCGAAACGGACGGCGGTGTCACGACGGAAGCGTACCTCGATAAGGAAATAAATATATTCAAGCCAGCGACGCCGTTCATGCGAGATCATCTGCGGGTGATCTGGCTCTCGTTTGTCGCATGGATACTCGTCGTCTTCGGCCCGACGACGGCGACGCTGCTGGCGCCGGATCTCATGACCGGGACGACGATTCTGGGCGGGTTTCCGCTGCACTTCTTCCTCGCAGCGATCTTTACGCCCCTCGCGGCCTTGCTGCTCTCGGTCGCCTACGCCATGCAGCGCGACCGCCTCGACAGCAAGTACGACATCTCTCACGACGAGGAAACCGAGTCCGGCAGCGCCGTCGCCGCGGACGGAGGTGAGTCCGAATGATCGAGGCGGTCGATCCGGTGATCCTCCAGGAAACTGCCCTCGACGTCGGTGAGTTCAAACTGGTGCCGGCGCTCACAGTCGCCGCGATGCTGGCGCTGTTCCTCGGCGTCGGCTACTTTTTCCGGGTCGCCGCGGTTGACGAGCTGTGGGTCGCCGGACGATCCATCGGCTCGATCGAGAACGGGATGGCGATCGGTGCCAACTGGATGAGCGCCGCGTCGTACCTCGGTGTCGCGGCGCTCGTCGCGACGGCGGGCTACTTCGGCCTGGCGTACGTCGTCGGCTGGACGACGGGCTACTTCATCCTGCTCATCTTCCTGGCCGCCCAGTTCCGCCGATTCGGGAAGTACACGGCTCCCGACTTCGTCGGTGACCGGTTCTACTCCGACTGGGCGCGCGGGATCGCGGCGTTCACCACGCTCGCGATTGCGTTCACCTACGCGATCGGCCAGGCAAGCGGGATGGGACTGATGGCCCAGTACATCTTCGGCATCTCCTATGAGGCCGGCGTCATCCTGCTGATGGCCGTCACCATCGGCTACGTCGCCCTCTCGGGCATGCTGGGGACGACGAAGAATATGGCCATCCAGTACGTCATCCTCATCGTCGCCTTTACCCTCGGCCTGTACGCCACCGGCTGGACCCAGGGTTGGTCCACTGCGCTGCCGTACTTAGAAGCCGGGCCGCAGGTCGCCGAGGCGGCGAGCATCGAGGCCCAGTTCGTCGAGCCGTTCGCGAACGCGAGCTACTACGCCTGGATCGCCCTGGCGTTCAGTCTGATCGTGGGGACCTGTGGACTGCCACACGTCCTCGTGCGGTTCTACACGGTCGACAACGAGCGCACCGCGCGCTGGTCGACCGTCTGGGGCCTGTTCTTCATCTGCCTGCTGTACTGGGGAACGGCCACCTACGCCGCGTTCGGTGGACTCCTCTACGACAGTGAGGTTAGCGGTGGCGAGGGCTTCACCGGCATGGCCGGCTCCGAGGCCGACGCACTGGTCGTGTTGACCGCCCAACTCGCCGACCTGCCAACGTGGCTCGTCGGACTGGTCGCCGCCGGTGCCGTCGCCGCGGCGCTCGCGACGACGGCTGGGCTGTTCATCACCGCCTCTTCGGCGGCAGCCCACGACATCTACACGAACCTCTACAAGGAGGACGCGACCCAGCGCGAGCAGATGCTCGTCGGCCGCGCGACGATCGTCGGAATCGGTATCCTCGTCGCACTCATCGGCCTGAACCCGCCGGCGCTGATCGGCGAACTCGTCGCGATGTCCTTCGCGATCGCCGGCACCGTCTTCTTCCCCGTGTTCTTCCTCGGACTCTGGTGGGAGAACACGACTCGAGAGGGTGCCCTCTCGGGGATGATCGTCGGCATCCTGATCTCGTTCGGCGCGATCCTGAACGATACCGCGATCCCGATGTACACTGGCGTCGAAGAGGCGGTTCTCCCCGGACTCGCGACCTACCTTCCGGGGACCTCTTCGGCACTCATTGGCGTTCCGGTCGTCTTTGCGACCATCATCGTCGTCTCGGTGCTCACGGACGAGCCCCCAGAAGACATTAAACGCCTCGTTCGACAGTGCCACAGCCCAGAACCGATGAGCCAAATGGAATCGGCCGAAGACGCCGCCGCTGACGGCGGCGCACCAGCAGACGACTAACCATGTACGACACGATACTCGTTCCCACTGACGGCAGCGACGTTGCAGCGAACGCGGTCGATCACGCGATCGACCTCGCCGAAAAGTACGACGCCGTCGTCCACGCGCTGTACGTCATCGACACCAGCGCGATGGACATCAGCCTCGGCACCGAACAGGTCGACCGCATCCGACAGGGCAAGTACGACGAGATGCCCGAGATACAGGAGCGCGCCAACAAGGCGACCGGTAACGTCGCCAGCCAGGCGCGCGAACGCGGTCTCGAGGTGACCGAATCGGTCATCGCCGGCCAACCGCACAGTCGGATCGCGGACTACGCCGACGACCACGACGTCGACCTCATCGTCATGGGGTCGGCCGGTCGCGGCGGCGTCAAACGCGTCCTGCTCGGCAGCGTCGCCGAGCGAACGCTGCGGACGACCGACATTCCGGTCCTCGTGGTCGACATCCGAGAGGACTGAGACGCGGCCCCCCTACGGTGCCGCGACTCGAGTCGGGGTCCACCTCCTGTGACCGCTCGACTCGCTCTTTTGGTGCAGCGCACTCGTTTCAGGAGCGGTGAGTCCGCCGCGATTAGCGTTCCGAGGTCGCCAACTCGAGGCTCATAAAGAAGAGAAAGTAGGCGGCGATTCCGGCGAGCATGAACAGGTAGTAGGCCCAGTCGGGGCCCTGGAGGACGCGAAAGATGAGATCGACGACCGTCACCCAGGCGATCGCGAACACCAGATCGACGAGCAGTCCCCAGCGGTCCTCGCGGGCCTCCTGGATCCACTCGCGAACGCTCGTCATCGCCCGGTCACCCACCGGCGTGCGAGATCGGTCATTGCGTGATCCTTTCGCAGGGGACCGAAAAAGCTTATCGACGACCGGAGCGCCAGTTACTCGTCCCAGTAGTCCACGTCGTCGTCGATTCGGTAGTAGCCGTCGAACGTCCGTTCGTCGCGGCCGCCCGGCGGTGAGCCGACGAAGACGCCGAACTTCTCCATCTCGGGGTAGACGGTGATATCTGGTTCGTTCATCGTCGAGACCATCAGGTATCGGAGCGACTCCTCGCTGTCGTTGACGATTCGATGGCCGCCGCTTACGTCCGCCGGGAGGGTGACGAAGTCGCCGGCCGTCAGCGACGCCTCGCCGTCCGCAGTTCGGAGCAGCCCCGTCCCCGAGAGGACGTACAACGCCTCCTCGTTGGCCGTGTGGTAGTGATACGGCCACGAGCGCATCCCCGGCGGGAGTTCGTACAGGCTACAGCCGAGTTCGTCGGCGTCGACGGCGCTCGAGAGCTCCTTGCGCCGGAACGCGGTGTCTTTAGGATTGGGGTCGTACTCGGTCCACGCGAGGTCGGACTCGTTTACCTTCTCCATACTGTAACACGACAAGAGTTCAAATATATAAGATTTTGCCGGAACCGACGCGGGCGTCGAACGTTCGGCACGTGTGGTAACCGGTTTTACTGCGGCCAACACCACGAGCCTGCAAACGGACCCGCAACGACGCCACGGTTGCCGGTTCGCTCGAGGTGCGGGCGGCCCGAAAACGAAACCCCCTAACCTCGCCCGGGAGTCCACTCGAGCATGCACGACGACAGCGAGGTCGCCGTCCTCCGACTCGGCCACCGGCCCGGCCGAGACGAGCGGATGACGACCCACGTCGGCCTAACCGCGCGGGCGCTGGGTGCCGACCGCGTCTGGGTCCCCGACAACGCCGGCCAGTCAAGAGATACCGTCGCGGACATCACCGACCGATTCG
Above is a window of Natronorubrum tibetense GA33 DNA encoding:
- the acs gene encoding acetate--CoA ligase, with the translated sequence MSQEDANLEARLEEQETFEPPESFVEQANVSDPGIYEEFEENWPDCWERAADLLSWEEEYDTVLDDDDAPFYEWFTNGRLNASYNCIDRHVEGDRADEVAIEWEGELGETRSYTYNELLEEVEEFAATLRELGVEEDDIVTLYLPMIPELPIAMLACARIGAPHAVVFAGFSADALATRMNAGESEYLVTCDGYYRRGDALDHISKANEGLEGVDHEVSDVVVVDRLGDDLEHDLADNQHDYDDLVAEQAGASVDPVSRDAEDMLFLMYTSGTTGKPKGVKHTTGGYLAYTAWTSHAVLDVEPDDTYWCAADIGWITGHSYIVYGPLALGTTTMMYEGTPDYPEKDRMWELVEKNSVDIFYTAPTAIRAFMKWGEQYPAEHDLSSLRLLGTVGEPINPRAWKWYYKHIGGENCPIVDTWWQTETGGMMITTLPGINEMKPGSAGPPLPGIDARIVDAQGEEISAGEAGYVTINNPWPGMLRTLYNNDERFINEYWSEYSDEEADEWVYFPEDGAKIDEDGFITVLGRVDDVINVSGHRLGTMEIESAVVGVEGIAEAAVVGGDHEVKGEAVYVYAISEDGYETGDELEERVMQGVLDSIGPIAKPEEIIFTPELPKTRSGKIMRRLLENIASGDELGNTSTLRNPEVVDEIAEQVDID
- a CDS encoding DUF4212 domain-containing protein — translated: MSDNSSQGSEPTAETDGGVTTEAYLDKEINIFKPATPFMRDHLRVIWLSFVAWILVVFGPTTATLLAPDLMTGTTILGGFPLHFFLAAIFTPLAALLLSVAYAMQRDRLDSKYDISHDEETESGSAVAADGGESE
- a CDS encoding solute symporter family protein, with amino-acid sequence MIEAVDPVILQETALDVGEFKLVPALTVAAMLALFLGVGYFFRVAAVDELWVAGRSIGSIENGMAIGANWMSAASYLGVAALVATAGYFGLAYVVGWTTGYFILLIFLAAQFRRFGKYTAPDFVGDRFYSDWARGIAAFTTLAIAFTYAIGQASGMGLMAQYIFGISYEAGVILLMAVTIGYVALSGMLGTTKNMAIQYVILIVAFTLGLYATGWTQGWSTALPYLEAGPQVAEAASIEAQFVEPFANASYYAWIALAFSLIVGTCGLPHVLVRFYTVDNERTARWSTVWGLFFICLLYWGTATYAAFGGLLYDSEVSGGEGFTGMAGSEADALVVLTAQLADLPTWLVGLVAAGAVAAALATTAGLFITASSAAAHDIYTNLYKEDATQREQMLVGRATIVGIGILVALIGLNPPALIGELVAMSFAIAGTVFFPVFFLGLWWENTTREGALSGMIVGILISFGAILNDTAIPMYTGVEEAVLPGLATYLPGTSSALIGVPVVFATIIVVSVLTDEPPEDIKRLVRQCHSPEPMSQMESAEDAAADGGAPADD
- a CDS encoding universal stress protein, whose translation is MYDTILVPTDGSDVAANAVDHAIDLAEKYDAVVHALYVIDTSAMDISLGTEQVDRIRQGKYDEMPEIQERANKATGNVASQARERGLEVTESVIAGQPHSRIADYADDHDVDLIVMGSAGRGGVKRVLLGSVAERTLRTTDIPVLVVDIRED
- a CDS encoding cupin domain-containing protein; translated protein: MEKVNESDLAWTEYDPNPKDTAFRRKELSSAVDADELGCSLYELPPGMRSWPYHYHTANEEALYVLSGTGLLRTADGEASLTAGDFVTLPADVSGGHRIVNDSEESLRYLMVSTMNEPDITVYPEMEKFGVFVGSPPGGRDERTFDGYYRIDDDVDYWDE